Proteins encoded in a region of the Haloarcula sp. CBA1129 genome:
- a CDS encoding DHH family phosphoesterase — MSTASGITMASMSTYAILGCGSVGHAVAEELVEEGKDVLILDADEGRVEALRDQDLNAQQADICETNVAQTVADRDVVLIMSPDVNANAEAVQNIRESGGEQFIVARADDPVSADDLTELGADVVINPSAVIADSALRALETGELEYKASQLGDVIDGTEERMAILIHRSPDPDSIASAAALRSIAASRDVEADIIYEGEIGHQENRAFVNLLGIELTSNEDVDLKEYDTFALVDVAKGGEPAIDTVDIVIDHYEHEHELEHDAAFSDIRPNISATSTILTKYIQELDLNLDQSVATALLYGIRAETLDFKRDTTPADLTAAAYLYPFADHDTLEQVESPSMSPETLDVLAEAIRNREVQGSHLVSNAGFIRDRDALAQAAQHLLNLEGITTTAVFAIADDTIYLAARSKDIRMNIGKVLSDAFGGMGETAGHSTDASVEIPLGIFTGLDTSDDNRDTLLELTEEAVKRKLFEAMGVDSSSSESSNGN; from the coding sequence ATGAGTACAGCCAGCGGCATCACGATGGCCTCTATGTCGACCTACGCCATCCTCGGGTGTGGGAGTGTTGGCCACGCCGTGGCGGAAGAACTCGTCGAGGAGGGGAAAGACGTACTCATCCTCGACGCGGACGAGGGACGGGTCGAGGCGCTCCGTGATCAGGACCTCAACGCACAGCAAGCCGATATCTGCGAGACTAACGTCGCCCAGACGGTTGCCGACCGTGATGTGGTCCTCATCATGTCCCCGGACGTAAACGCCAACGCCGAGGCAGTCCAGAACATCCGCGAGTCCGGCGGCGAGCAGTTCATCGTCGCACGCGCCGACGACCCGGTGTCGGCCGACGACCTGACCGAACTCGGCGCGGACGTGGTCATCAACCCCTCCGCGGTCATCGCGGACTCGGCGCTTCGAGCGCTAGAAACCGGCGAACTGGAGTACAAGGCCTCACAGCTCGGGGATGTCATCGACGGGACCGAGGAACGCATGGCGATACTCATCCACCGGTCGCCGGACCCCGATTCCATCGCATCGGCGGCCGCGCTACGGTCCATCGCCGCGAGCCGCGACGTAGAGGCCGATATCATCTACGAGGGCGAAATCGGCCATCAGGAGAACCGCGCGTTCGTCAACCTCCTCGGTATCGAACTGACCTCGAACGAGGATGTCGACCTCAAAGAGTACGACACGTTCGCGCTCGTAGACGTTGCCAAGGGCGGCGAACCGGCTATCGACACGGTAGACATCGTCATCGACCACTACGAGCACGAACACGAACTCGAACACGACGCTGCCTTCTCCGATATCCGGCCGAATATCTCGGCCACGTCGACGATTCTGACGAAGTACATTCAGGAGTTGGACCTCAACCTCGACCAGAGCGTCGCTACGGCACTGCTGTACGGCATCCGCGCCGAGACGCTGGATTTCAAGCGGGACACGACGCCGGCGGACCTGACCGCCGCGGCGTACCTGTACCCCTTTGCCGACCACGACACGCTCGAACAGGTCGAATCGCCGTCGATGAGTCCGGAAACGCTTGACGTGCTCGCCGAGGCAATCCGAAACCGCGAGGTGCAGGGAAGCCATCTCGTCTCCAACGCCGGGTTCATCCGGGACCGCGACGCGCTGGCGCAGGCAGCCCAGCATCTCCTCAATCTGGAGGGAATCACCACGACGGCAGTGTTCGCCATCGCCGACGACACTATCTACCTCGCTGCACGCTCGAAGGACATCCGGATGAACATCGGCAAGGTACTATCGGACGCGTTCGGGGGGATGGGCGAGACGGCGGGCCACTCCACCGACGCCAGTGTGGAGATACCGCTCGGCATCTTCACCGGACTGGATACGAGCGACGACAACAGAGATACACTGCTTGAACTCACTGAAGAAGCGGTCAAACGGAAACTGTTCGAGGCAATGGGCGTCGACAGCTCCAGTAGCGAGAGTTCGAACGGGAACTAG
- a CDS encoding ubiquinol-cytochrome c reductase iron-sulfur subunit, with protein MPLDEDKYPAETGRRRFVKGVVGSAALSSVGVGGAAAVDATTDAAGEGGGTTPFVAVENTDGPAPRGMPIIPIEINGGEISGFWPEYDENAGAAVASDFGGSGIDYSSQWFQYCGIQSTAAIYPQSERNNTFLNDTGTFSWQGEYESGKPLTVDMFDDYEDWGNGIGDPGVGKPASVVWRTNSDGKNGAPVQIIRSVEVEKMANGEGEYADLPGNVQSFVSEATDQGFIAWLNKCTHFCCVPGFKTQSGSASFNAANDIYCQCHQSVYDPFSPVQSTFVALPRPPQTE; from the coding sequence ATGCCACTTGATGAAGACAAATATCCGGCTGAGACAGGCCGTCGTCGCTTCGTAAAGGGCGTCGTCGGGAGTGCAGCGCTCTCCAGCGTCGGTGTCGGTGGCGCCGCAGCCGTCGACGCGACGACAGACGCCGCCGGCGAAGGTGGCGGGACGACCCCGTTCGTCGCCGTCGAGAACACTGACGGACCGGCTCCGCGGGGAATGCCGATCATCCCTATCGAGATTAATGGCGGCGAAATCAGCGGTTTCTGGCCTGAGTACGACGAGAACGCCGGTGCAGCAGTCGCGTCGGACTTCGGCGGGAGCGGAATCGACTACTCTTCGCAGTGGTTCCAGTACTGCGGTATCCAGAGCACTGCAGCCATCTACCCGCAGTCCGAGCGGAACAATACGTTCCTCAACGACACTGGAACGTTCTCTTGGCAGGGAGAGTACGAGTCCGGCAAACCGCTCACAGTCGATATGTTCGACGACTACGAGGACTGGGGCAACGGCATCGGCGACCCCGGCGTCGGGAAGCCCGCAAGCGTCGTCTGGCGGACCAACAGCGACGGCAAGAACGGCGCTCCGGTCCAGATAATCAGATCGGTCGAGGTCGAGAAGATGGCCAACGGCGAAGGAGAGTACGCTGACCTCCCCGGAAACGTCCAGTCGTTCGTCTCCGAGGCGACCGATCAGGGCTTCATCGCCTGGCTGAACAAGTGCACGCACTTCTGCTGTGTGCCCGGATTCAAGACGCAGTCGGGGAGCGCGAGCTTCAACGCGGCGAACGACATTTACTGTCAGTGCCACCAGTCGGTGTATGACCCGTTCAGCCCGGTGCAATCGACGTTCGTGGCGCTGCCACGTCCACCACAGACGGAGTAA
- a CDS encoding halocyanin domain-containing protein translates to MNRREFVRTAGGAAGAAATLSATGAAAAQEEGGDGGKTVPDYGGFLDSVGNFDGSTVDATGQDTVTVEVGVQANGGAYGFGPPAVHVDNGATVQFEWTGNGGGHNVVSDGDGPLDSGSTASSAGVNYEHTFEEDGIYPYLCVPHEGLNMKGAVVVGEEYPTQTIGGGGPVEVDPHYAGVPIQPHFVGFGAGLAVIIPLIFTFFQLKYGESPHTSGGNN, encoded by the coding sequence ATGAACAGACGGGAGTTCGTCCGGACAGCAGGGGGGGCCGCCGGTGCTGCGGCGACCCTCAGCGCCACCGGCGCAGCCGCCGCACAGGAGGAAGGCGGTGACGGTGGCAAAACCGTCCCGGACTACGGCGGTTTCCTGGATTCGGTCGGGAATTTCGACGGATCGACCGTCGACGCGACCGGGCAGGACACAGTAACTGTCGAGGTCGGCGTGCAGGCCAACGGCGGCGCGTACGGGTTCGGTCCGCCAGCCGTTCACGTGGACAACGGCGCGACCGTCCAGTTCGAATGGACGGGCAACGGCGGCGGCCACAACGTCGTCTCGGACGGCGACGGGCCGCTGGACTCCGGTAGTACGGCTTCCAGTGCCGGCGTCAACTACGAGCACACCTTCGAGGAGGACGGCATTTACCCGTACCTCTGTGTCCCCCACGAAGGGCTCAACATGAAGGGCGCTGTCGTCGTCGGCGAGGAGTACCCGACCCAAACGATCGGTGGCGGCGGCCCGGTCGAGGTCGACCCTCACTACGCCGGTGTCCCCATCCAGCCCCACTTTGTCGGGTTCGGCGCTGGGCTCGCAGTCATCATCCCGCTGATATTCACGTTCTTCCAGCTGAAGTACGGCGAATCGCCCCACACTAGCGGAGGGAACAACTAA
- a CDS encoding redoxin domain-containing protein, whose translation MLSPGDPAPDFDLQGTTDGGVGAYRLSAATNRAPAVVAFLPGEDPDSRTLLTELAQTDWASVSDAVAVFGVLPAGIDDCRSLAAALSLPYPLLADTHGVATQFGVRKQGRTVQRAAFVVDQRCRVRVATAFDDIDGTVPGLDTVLRGLAEL comes from the coding sequence ATGCTCAGTCCCGGCGACCCCGCCCCGGACTTCGACCTGCAGGGGACCACGGACGGCGGTGTTGGTGCCTATCGGCTGTCGGCCGCAACGAACCGTGCGCCGGCAGTCGTGGCCTTCCTCCCCGGCGAGGATCCCGATTCGCGGACCCTTCTCACGGAGTTAGCCCAGACGGACTGGGCGAGCGTATCGGACGCTGTCGCAGTCTTTGGCGTTCTCCCGGCGGGTATCGACGACTGTCGGTCGCTCGCGGCGGCGTTGTCGCTTCCCTACCCGCTGCTGGCCGACACCCACGGCGTCGCTACCCAGTTCGGCGTCCGAAAACAGGGCAGGACCGTGCAGCGAGCGGCGTTTGTCGTTGACCAGCGCTGTCGTGTTCGGGTGGCGACAGCGTTCGACGACATCGACGGGACCGTGCCGGGCCTCGACACGGTTCTGCGCGGCCTTGCCGAGTTGTAG
- a CDS encoding cytochrome bc complex cytochrome b subunit: MSDNDTDDVRTDGSGTGIVSPDDETPAWSERKERTQGLSRLTYEYFERARREDQDLRQQSDYVERDVLAFPAWPHEMMRNIALTSFFVGMILFVSATLPPEMPNPANSSVTPAIILPDWYLYWSFGLLKLGPLNPELSILGGSKLMADRTYGVLANVVVVGFVAIVPFLNKGSARRPVEQPFWAAVGMSGVIFSLTVAALSIKNLVPMDSHLLFDLTFLVPIISATITYAVLKTMREGYMFDLNRRYYRLRPPK; the protein is encoded by the coding sequence ATGAGCGACAACGACACAGACGACGTTCGCACGGACGGTTCCGGTACCGGCATCGTCTCGCCGGACGACGAGACCCCCGCATGGTCCGAACGCAAGGAGCGGACCCAAGGTCTCTCCCGGCTGACTTACGAGTACTTCGAGCGGGCGCGCCGCGAGGATCAAGACCTTCGCCAGCAGTCGGACTACGTCGAGCGTGACGTGCTCGCGTTCCCGGCTTGGCCCCACGAAATGATGCGCAACATCGCGCTGACGTCCTTCTTCGTGGGCATGATCCTGTTCGTCTCGGCGACACTGCCACCAGAGATGCCGAACCCGGCCAACTCCAGCGTGACACCAGCGATTATCCTACCGGACTGGTATCTCTACTGGTCCTTTGGCCTGCTCAAGCTCGGCCCGCTGAACCCCGAGCTGAGTATCCTTGGCGGTTCGAAGCTCATGGCTGATCGAACCTACGGTGTGTTGGCAAACGTCGTGGTCGTCGGTTTCGTCGCCATCGTCCCCTTCCTGAACAAGGGGTCGGCCCGCCGTCCCGTTGAGCAGCCCTTCTGGGCTGCGGTCGGGATGTCCGGCGTCATCTTCAGCCTGACCGTCGCCGCGCTGTCTATCAAGAACCTCGTCCCGATGGACTCGCACCTGCTGTTCGACCTGACGTTCCTCGTCCCCATCATCAGCGCGACGATCACCTATGCGGTGCTCAAGACGATGCGCGAGGGATACATGTTCGATCTCAACCGTCGGTACTACCGACTACGGCCGCCGAAGTAA
- a CDS encoding GNAT family N-acetyltransferase: MSGPVFSHGERVTLHPQQAADSDLLQRLLNDPQVRHNIGFNEPLSESAAEDLDSRDADTHFVVCVDDEPVGTCLLHEDHHPWGFGVLGYSICPDHWGNGYATDAVDCLAQYAFQELRLNKLGADCYATNPASARVLEKVGFQQEGRRRDHAFVNGEYVDLLEYGLLATEWTP, encoded by the coding sequence GTGTCAGGACCAGTGTTCAGCCACGGCGAGCGGGTGACGCTCCACCCGCAGCAAGCAGCCGATAGCGACCTGCTACAGCGGTTATTAAACGACCCGCAGGTCCGGCATAATATCGGCTTCAACGAGCCACTCTCCGAGTCTGCCGCCGAAGACCTCGACAGTCGCGACGCCGACACGCACTTCGTCGTCTGTGTGGACGATGAGCCGGTGGGGACGTGTCTGCTTCACGAAGACCACCACCCGTGGGGATTTGGTGTGCTCGGGTACTCGATCTGTCCGGATCACTGGGGCAACGGCTACGCGACCGATGCTGTGGACTGTCTCGCACAGTATGCGTTTCAGGAACTGCGACTGAACAAACTCGGTGCGGACTGCTACGCCACCAACCCGGCTTCCGCGCGTGTGCTCGAAAAAGTGGGATTCCAACAGGAGGGACGACGCCGCGACCACGCCTTCGTCAACGGCGAATACGTCGACCTGCTGGAGTATGGCCTCCTCGCTACTGAGTGGACTCCCTGA
- a CDS encoding UPF0175 family protein, protein MSHRSLTTALTLYRGETFTLEEAATYSGVSPTKFATALRSRGIQIRDEDGTPIDQTAN, encoded by the coding sequence ATGTCACACAGGTCCCTCACTACGGCGCTGACACTGTATCGCGGGGAAACATTCACACTCGAAGAAGCGGCGACGTACAGCGGAGTATCACCGACAAAGTTCGCGACGGCGCTTCGCTCGCGCGGGATTCAGATACGTGATGAGGACGGCACGCCAATCGATCAGACTGCGAACTGA
- a CDS encoding GNAT family N-acetyltransferase: protein MPGPAFLRGETITLRTVEDEDVSFLQETVNNPEVRHGLSATEPISERAEREWVESVTSGETDDVHLLVCVDGEAVGIIGLNDVTDRIGMAELGYWLAPDAWDNGYATDAARTLTEYAFQERRFHRVYAKVFAGNEGSQRVLEKAGFQREGTMRDHWFRDGRYEDVYIYGLLESELDRGE, encoded by the coding sequence ATGCCCGGACCAGCGTTCCTCCGGGGCGAGACAATAACGCTCCGAACGGTCGAAGACGAAGACGTGTCGTTCCTGCAAGAGACGGTCAACAACCCGGAAGTCAGACACGGCCTCTCAGCCACGGAGCCGATTTCCGAACGGGCTGAACGTGAGTGGGTCGAGTCCGTCACCAGCGGTGAGACCGATGATGTCCACCTGCTCGTCTGTGTCGACGGCGAGGCGGTCGGCATCATCGGGCTGAACGACGTCACAGACCGGATCGGAATGGCCGAGCTCGGCTACTGGCTCGCGCCGGACGCGTGGGACAACGGCTACGCGACCGACGCCGCTCGGACGCTCACCGAGTACGCCTTTCAAGAGCGACGGTTCCACCGGGTGTACGCGAAAGTCTTCGCCGGCAACGAGGGCTCTCAACGCGTGCTCGAAAAGGCGGGGTTCCAGCGGGAGGGGACGATGCGGGACCACTGGTTCCGCGATGGCCGCTACGAGGACGTGTACATCTACGGGCTGCTAGAGAGCGAACTGGACCGCGGTGAGTAG
- the nth gene encoding endonuclease III, with protein MGTPLESREEQATEVVDRLHEEYPDSTISLTYSNRLELLIAVVLSAQCTDERVNEVTADLFEKYQSAEDYAAATEEQLAEDIYGITFHNNKGGYLQGIGEILAEEHDGEVPDTMSALTDLPGVGRKTANVVLQHGHDIVEGIVVDTHVQRLSRRLGLTEEERPEAIEQDLLDVVPSDEWQQFTHLLIDHGRAVCGARSADCEACVLADICPSEKGDSDVDLASGEAW; from the coding sequence ATGGGAACGCCGTTGGAGTCACGTGAGGAACAGGCAACGGAAGTCGTCGACCGACTGCACGAGGAATACCCCGATTCGACTATTTCACTGACCTACAGTAATCGTCTGGAACTGCTGATTGCCGTCGTCCTCTCCGCACAATGTACCGACGAGCGAGTCAACGAGGTCACGGCAGACCTGTTCGAGAAGTACCAGAGTGCCGAGGACTACGCCGCGGCCACCGAGGAGCAACTCGCCGAGGATATCTACGGGATCACGTTCCACAACAACAAGGGCGGCTATCTGCAGGGAATCGGTGAGATTCTGGCCGAGGAACACGACGGCGAGGTACCTGACACGATGTCGGCGCTAACCGACCTGCCGGGCGTCGGTCGCAAGACGGCAAACGTCGTCCTTCAGCACGGCCATGACATCGTCGAAGGCATCGTCGTCGATACACACGTCCAGCGCCTGTCGCGGCGACTGGGACTCACTGAGGAAGAGCGGCCGGAGGCTATCGAGCAGGACCTGCTCGACGTGGTTCCCAGCGATGAGTGGCAACAGTTCACGCATCTGCTCATCGACCACGGACGAGCGGTGTGTGGCGCACGATCCGCGGACTGCGAGGCGTGCGTGCTCGCAGACATCTGTCCCTCCGAGAAAGGGGACAGCGACGTCGACCTCGCCAGCGGCGAGGCGTGGTAG
- a CDS encoding universal stress protein encodes MYERILFPTDGSDGAAAALAHARGLAETHNAALHIMTVLDTSSPHIGMTSAGPEGATTGMIAEEHDESEPGMVGEEHDIDSSLQKRSQAIVDAAADEIDTVDTVTAVERGPPHSAILDYSDENDIDLVVMGTHGRTGVERYLLGSVAEKVVRTSDVPVLTVRLGEDDN; translated from the coding sequence ATGTACGAACGCATCCTCTTTCCAACGGACGGTAGCGACGGAGCAGCAGCCGCACTGGCACACGCACGGGGTCTTGCCGAGACGCACAACGCGGCGTTACACATTATGACTGTCCTCGATACGTCGTCACCGCATATCGGGATGACCAGCGCAGGCCCGGAAGGAGCGACGACCGGCATGATTGCGGAGGAGCACGACGAATCAGAGCCGGGTATGGTCGGCGAGGAACACGATATCGACTCGTCGCTGCAGAAGCGGTCACAGGCTATCGTCGACGCGGCGGCAGACGAGATCGACACAGTCGACACTGTCACTGCTGTTGAACGCGGCCCACCACACAGCGCAATCCTCGACTACAGCGACGAAAACGACATCGACCTCGTCGTCATGGGGACCCACGGTCGAACGGGGGTCGAACGGTATCTACTCGGCAGCGTCGCCGAAAAAGTCGTTAGAACGTCTGATGTGCCTGTTCTCACTGTTCGCCTCGGTGAGGACGACAACTGA
- a CDS encoding PRC-barrel domain-containing protein, with protein MENLPQEITALVGREVYSKNGVFVGEVEDLRLELDRKEVTGLALHQLNTELFDEEVNAARGVIIPYRWVQAVGDVVIVSDIVERLRQPEASDEEEEVPA; from the coding sequence ATGGAGAATCTGCCACAGGAGATTACAGCCCTCGTTGGTCGCGAGGTGTATTCGAAAAACGGTGTGTTCGTCGGTGAAGTCGAGGACCTTCGGCTGGAACTCGACCGCAAGGAAGTGACAGGGTTGGCACTCCACCAGCTCAACACGGAGCTGTTCGACGAGGAAGTGAACGCAGCACGGGGCGTCATCATTCCGTACCGGTGGGTGCAGGCTGTCGGCGATGTCGTCATCGTCAGCGATATCGTCGAGCGGCTCCGCCAGCCCGAGGCCAGCGACGAAGAAGAAGAAGTCCCCGCCTAG
- a CDS encoding NAD(+)/NADH kinase, translated as MGIPVGVVGDDGLADVLQDAGVAVERGSDRAVPKTDRVIAVGEDAVAAVARADSDPLVLPVAAGRGVRSVPRDDVAAAVSGFADARIETHPVLRVTLPDGTVEEAFWDVTLVTADAARISEFTIASTADRIGQFRADGVVIATAAGSPGYAHRVGGPILAPSDQAVVAPIAPFATDPDHWVLPVAGLNASVERDEATVELLVDDRVSRPVSYQDGITISLGSAVRIAVVDESQSRFE; from the coding sequence ATGGGAATCCCCGTTGGTGTGGTCGGTGACGACGGCCTAGCAGACGTGCTTCAAGACGCCGGGGTGGCTGTTGAACGGGGCAGCGACCGCGCCGTTCCGAAGACTGACCGGGTAATCGCTGTCGGTGAAGACGCCGTCGCCGCTGTGGCGCGGGCTGACAGTGACCCGCTCGTGTTGCCGGTCGCGGCTGGCCGCGGCGTCCGGTCAGTACCGAGAGACGACGTTGCCGCCGCTGTGTCGGGATTTGCTGACGCCCGGATTGAGACACATCCAGTTCTCCGTGTGACGCTGCCTGACGGCACCGTCGAAGAAGCGTTCTGGGACGTAACTCTCGTCACTGCCGACGCTGCCCGCATCTCCGAGTTCACTATCGCGTCGACGGCCGACCGAATCGGCCAGTTCCGAGCCGACGGCGTCGTAATCGCAACGGCCGCTGGCTCACCGGGCTACGCCCACCGCGTCGGCGGTCCGATTCTGGCACCCTCCGATCAGGCCGTGGTGGCACCAATCGCGCCGTTTGCAACTGACCCGGACCACTGGGTGTTGCCGGTCGCCGGGCTCAATGCCTCGGTCGAGCGCGATGAGGCGACTGTCGAATTGTTGGTCGATGACCGTGTATCGCGGCCCGTCAGCTATCAAGATGGTATCACGATCTCGCTCGGGTCCGCTGTTCGGATCGCCGTCGTCGACGAGAGCCAGTCCAGATTCGAGTGA
- a CDS encoding cytochrome bc complex cytochrome b subunit — protein MSLERKDEHDHKGWMESRELTPIESVYLTVLIWLDRRLRVVDYLEILEDLYYKVNMQMPKSHTEQYNLDNKFWYWYPLYALGSFSTVAYVVAAISGALLGFYYAPAAAAADGSPTVAYDSVMLIMGQLNLGYFLRSVHRWAAQIMVAAVFLHMLRVYFTGAYKEPRELNWLIGIVLISLTLVFGYTGYLLPWSQLSFWAGQIGVEMSLSIPLIGEWVAQLMFGGFTLSQATLQRMYILHVFFLPFITTAIIAVHIGIVWMQGIAEPH, from the coding sequence ATGAGTCTCGAACGCAAAGACGAACACGATCACAAAGGCTGGATGGAATCGCGCGAGCTGACGCCGATAGAATCGGTGTACCTGACCGTGCTCATCTGGCTCGACAGGCGGCTGCGCGTCGTTGACTATCTGGAGATCCTCGAAGATCTCTACTACAAGGTCAACATGCAGATGCCGAAGAGCCACACGGAACAGTACAACCTCGACAACAAGTTCTGGTACTGGTACCCACTGTACGCACTCGGGTCATTCTCGACAGTCGCATACGTCGTCGCCGCGATATCCGGTGCGCTACTGGGCTTCTACTACGCGCCGGCCGCCGCCGCTGCCGACGGGTCGCCGACGGTCGCCTACGACTCAGTGATGCTCATCATGGGTCAGCTCAACCTCGGCTACTTCCTGCGCTCAGTCCACCGCTGGGCCGCGCAGATCATGGTCGCCGCCGTGTTCCTCCACATGCTCCGCGTGTACTTCACCGGGGCCTACAAGGAACCGCGCGAGCTGAACTGGCTCATCGGCATCGTCCTGATCTCGCTGACGCTGGTGTTCGGATACACCGGCTACCTGCTGCCGTGGAGCCAGCTGTCGTTCTGGGCCGGCCAGATCGGCGTCGAGATGTCTCTCTCCATCCCGCTCATCGGTGAGTGGGTTGCACAGCTAATGTTCGGCGGGTTCACGCTCTCGCAGGCCACGCTACAACGGATGTACATCCTGCACGTGTTCTTCCTGCCGTTCATCACGACTGCCATCATCGCGGTCCACATCGGCATCGTCTGGATGCAGGGGATCGCTGAGCCACACTAA